The Buttiauxella selenatireducens genome has a window encoding:
- a CDS encoding aldehyde dehydrogenase family protein — translation MSANTVAVLESVQSFLARNHGLYIDGNWQSSGSSSRLSVYNPADGQQIATSADANEADVDKAVTSAWRAFTSGVWANMLPAARERILLKFADLVEQHAEELAQLETLEQGKSINISRAFEVGCALNWMRYTAGLTTKISGRTLDVSIPMPEGARYQAWTRKEPVGVVAGIVPWNFPLLIGMWKVMPALAAGCSIVVKPSETTPLTLLRVAELASEAGVPDGVFNVVTGSGAVCGRALSQHPLIAKVSFTGSTATGKGIARAAADRLTHVTLELGGKNPAIVLKDADPAMVIEGLMAGSFLNQGQVCAASSRIYIESPLFDTLVSGFEQAVKSLSVGAGMDMTTHINPLVSKTHQQKVASYLDDAKRNHAEIISGNAAPKGEGYYVTPTLVVNPAAELRLNHEEVFGPVVNLVRVNDAEEALRLANDTEYGLTASLWTNNLQAAMSYSSRIQAGTVWVNSHTLIDANMPFGGMKQSGSGRDFGPDWLDAYTELKSICVRY, via the coding sequence ATGTCTGCTAATACTGTTGCTGTTCTCGAGTCGGTTCAATCTTTCCTGGCACGCAATCATGGGCTGTATATTGACGGAAACTGGCAGTCTTCTGGTTCTTCATCACGCCTGAGTGTCTATAACCCAGCGGACGGGCAACAAATCGCAACCAGCGCTGATGCCAACGAAGCGGATGTCGATAAAGCCGTGACCTCGGCCTGGCGTGCATTCACCAGCGGTGTGTGGGCCAATATGCTGCCTGCCGCCCGTGAACGAATCTTGCTGAAATTTGCTGACCTGGTTGAGCAACACGCTGAGGAGCTGGCGCAGCTTGAAACTCTCGAGCAGGGCAAGTCCATCAATATTTCCCGTGCCTTCGAAGTGGGCTGTGCGCTTAACTGGATGCGTTACACCGCAGGGCTTACAACCAAAATCAGTGGGCGCACGTTAGATGTGTCGATTCCGATGCCTGAAGGCGCTCGCTACCAGGCATGGACGAGAAAAGAGCCGGTCGGCGTGGTTGCAGGCATTGTGCCGTGGAACTTCCCGTTGCTGATTGGGATGTGGAAAGTGATGCCGGCACTCGCCGCAGGCTGTTCGATTGTGGTCAAGCCGTCGGAAACCACACCGCTGACCCTTCTGCGTGTTGCGGAATTAGCCAGCGAAGCCGGTGTACCCGATGGCGTCTTTAACGTCGTGACGGGGAGCGGTGCAGTCTGCGGGCGCGCGCTTTCACAACATCCGCTGATCGCAAAAGTGAGTTTCACCGGTTCTACCGCGACGGGCAAAGGTATTGCACGTGCGGCGGCGGATCGTTTAACTCACGTTACGCTGGAATTGGGCGGCAAAAATCCGGCCATCGTGCTCAAAGATGCCGACCCGGCGATGGTGATTGAAGGGTTAATGGCCGGGAGTTTCCTGAATCAGGGACAAGTTTGCGCGGCCAGTTCACGCATCTACATTGAATCTCCGCTGTTTGACACCCTGGTGAGTGGGTTTGAGCAAGCGGTGAAATCGCTGTCCGTCGGTGCGGGCATGGATATGACCACGCACATAAATCCGTTGGTGTCTAAAACGCATCAGCAAAAAGTGGCCAGTTATCTGGATGACGCTAAGCGCAATCATGCTGAGATTATCAGCGGAAATGCTGCGCCGAAAGGCGAGGGTTACTACGTCACGCCTACACTTGTGGTCAATCCTGCGGCGGAATTGCGCTTGAATCATGAGGAAGTGTTCGGTCCAGTGGTGAATCTGGTTCGGGTTAACGATGCGGAAGAAGCGCTGCGCCTGGCGAATGATACCGAATATGGTTTAACGGCCAGCCTGTGGACGAATAACTTGCAGGCGGCAATGAGTTATTCATCGCGCATTCAGGCGGGCACGGTTTGGGTAAACAGCCATACGCTTATTGATGCCAATATGCCTTTTGGTGGCATGAAACAATCGGGTTCTGGCCGAGACTTTGGCCCAGACTGGCTGGATGCCTACACGGAATTAAAATCAATTTGTGTGCGTTATTAA
- a CDS encoding HlyD family type I secretion periplasmic adaptor subunit encodes MKNNEKNDKAAGSDRVDTRIWPPILRGIIVIVLGVGGFLFWAVQAPLDAGVVADGTVTVSSNRKTIQHLSGGRVTDIFIKEGDVVKKDQVLVRLDKMQLDMRYSALNAQYISAKSIEDRLLAERDGLDTIAFDNTLTEKFADNKRLAEVRNLQAKLFDTRKKTIEDELSMIQETLDGLLGQTENLNRIKGYRDHQFNLITRELSAIRALSEKNYYPKAQLLVLEREAAEISGSVSEDILNIAKLKSQQNELKIKAYQVRHQYLREVESELTEKQKEVAMLEDELVSTRHELDNTEIRSPIDGIVLDVKVSTVGGVIQPGEHLMDIIAARQPLQIDAKIPVHAIDKLVPGLTVDVLFPALNHALLPSVPARVLTISADRLIDEVTQQPYYLAEVQVSAEGVHLLGDYKIKAGMPASVTIKTGERTFLSYLFKPLIARLELAFKEY; translated from the coding sequence ATGAAAAACAACGAAAAAAACGATAAAGCAGCTGGCTCAGACCGTGTGGATACGCGCATCTGGCCGCCTATCTTGCGCGGAATAATCGTCATTGTTCTGGGCGTTGGTGGCTTCTTGTTTTGGGCGGTACAGGCACCTTTGGATGCCGGTGTTGTGGCTGACGGCACGGTGACAGTTTCGAGTAACCGTAAAACGATTCAACACCTGAGCGGTGGTCGGGTAACCGATATTTTTATTAAAGAAGGAGACGTCGTCAAAAAGGATCAGGTATTAGTTCGCCTGGACAAAATGCAGCTCGACATGCGGTACAGCGCATTAAATGCACAATATATTTCAGCAAAAAGCATTGAAGATCGTTTGCTGGCGGAAAGAGACGGCCTGGATACTATTGCTTTCGATAATACCCTGACCGAGAAATTTGCCGATAATAAGCGTTTGGCCGAAGTGCGAAACCTGCAAGCCAAATTATTTGATACCCGCAAAAAAACGATCGAGGATGAATTATCCATGATTCAGGAAACACTCGATGGCCTTTTGGGGCAAACTGAAAATCTAAACAGAATAAAGGGTTATCGGGATCACCAGTTCAACCTGATCACCAGAGAATTAAGCGCAATAAGAGCGCTCAGTGAAAAAAACTACTACCCCAAAGCACAATTACTGGTGCTGGAACGTGAAGCCGCGGAAATATCCGGCAGTGTATCAGAGGATATTCTGAATATTGCCAAACTAAAATCACAACAAAATGAATTGAAAATCAAAGCGTATCAGGTGCGCCACCAATATTTGCGGGAAGTGGAATCCGAGTTAACGGAAAAACAAAAAGAAGTCGCCATGCTGGAAGATGAACTGGTTTCGACACGTCACGAACTGGATAACACGGAAATTCGCTCGCCGATTGACGGTATCGTGCTGGATGTCAAAGTCAGTACGGTGGGCGGTGTCATTCAGCCAGGCGAGCATTTAATGGATATTATTGCCGCCAGACAACCCTTGCAAATCGATGCCAAAATACCGGTACACGCTATTGATAAACTGGTGCCGGGGTTAACGGTTGATGTGCTATTCCCTGCCCTCAATCACGCTTTATTACCGTCGGTGCCTGCCCGTGTCTTAACCATCTCCGCCGACCGCTTAATTGATGAAGTCACACAACAACCCTATTACCTTGCCGAGGTACAAGTTTCCGCCGAAGGCGTGCATTTACTGGGAGACTACAAGATTAAAGCTGGCATGCCAGCAAGTGTGACGATAAAAACCGGCGAGCGGACATTCTTAAGCTACCTGTTCAAACCGCTGATCGCACGCCTGGAACTGGCGTTTAAAGAGTACTGA
- a CDS encoding type I secretion system permease/ATPase: MSRQHTPTELKNALKGTKSTFIMLLFFSCVINMLMLAPAIYMLQVYDRVLVSKNTTTLLMLTLLIVGLYIVIAMIESARSSVMVRLGNRLDVKLSQLVFNAAFKRKVSTGENNPAQSLAELDQIRQFLSGNSLFALLDIPWTPIYLFIAFIVHPLLGYLALGGILILFALTVVSEISTKRPIQQAHALTINNATKLNKQLQNSDAIEAMGMLSTLKLNWQEQHSKVLVLQTQIADKNAGLSSLSRFVRVLLQSVALGAGALLVIGGQITPGLMIASSIILGRVLNPVEQIIGSWKQFVQFRSAWHQLSTLLKDYPAPKDILTLPRPKGNISVESVFAAAPGQKAPLLRNISFQLEQGEVLGIIGPSASGKTSLAKLLVGVWAPLSGKVRLDGADICQWDKALLGPAIGYLPQEVELFDGSIAQNIARFEKNDSELIVAAAVLAGVHEMILRLPQGYDTLLGAGGHQLSGGQRQRIGLARAVYNNPAFIVLDEPNANLDDAGELALVKAINTLRTQGQTTVIISHRPTLLGVVNKVLLLNEGAIQEFGTRDQVFTSLRQANILKPVSTAPSSSNEQQREA, translated from the coding sequence ATGTCGCGCCAGCATACGCCAACAGAACTGAAGAATGCATTAAAGGGAACGAAATCCACATTTATTATGCTGCTGTTTTTTAGTTGTGTGATTAATATGCTTATGCTGGCGCCGGCAATCTATATGTTGCAGGTCTACGACCGAGTTTTAGTCAGTAAAAATACCACGACATTACTGATGTTAACCTTACTGATAGTCGGTCTATACATCGTTATTGCGATGATTGAGTCTGCCCGCTCAAGTGTTATGGTCAGACTTGGCAACCGACTGGACGTAAAATTAAGCCAATTAGTGTTTAATGCCGCGTTTAAAAGAAAGGTTTCAACTGGCGAAAATAACCCTGCCCAGTCGCTGGCAGAGCTGGACCAAATTCGCCAGTTTCTTTCCGGTAACAGTTTATTTGCGTTGCTTGATATACCCTGGACGCCGATTTATTTATTCATTGCATTTATTGTCCATCCGCTGCTCGGGTATCTTGCCCTGGGGGGGATACTCATATTATTTGCCCTGACAGTGGTTTCTGAAATATCAACCAAACGCCCTATTCAACAAGCTCATGCGTTGACCATCAACAACGCCACCAAACTCAATAAACAATTGCAAAATTCGGATGCCATTGAAGCAATGGGAATGCTTTCCACCCTGAAACTCAACTGGCAGGAGCAGCACAGCAAAGTGCTGGTTTTACAAACGCAGATAGCCGATAAAAACGCAGGGTTAAGCAGTTTGAGCCGCTTTGTGCGTGTACTACTGCAATCTGTCGCACTGGGTGCCGGCGCATTACTGGTGATCGGGGGGCAAATTACCCCGGGGCTGATGATTGCCTCGTCCATCATTCTTGGAAGAGTTCTGAACCCGGTGGAGCAAATCATTGGTAGCTGGAAGCAGTTTGTGCAGTTTCGTAGCGCCTGGCACCAGTTATCGACGTTGCTCAAGGATTACCCGGCGCCTAAAGACATCCTGACTTTGCCGCGCCCAAAAGGAAATATCAGCGTAGAAAGCGTGTTTGCTGCCGCCCCCGGTCAGAAAGCACCCCTGTTGCGTAATATCTCATTCCAACTGGAACAAGGGGAAGTGCTGGGCATTATTGGCCCTTCCGCATCAGGAAAAACCTCGCTTGCGAAGCTGCTGGTCGGCGTATGGGCACCGTTATCTGGCAAGGTTCGCCTGGATGGCGCAGATATTTGCCAATGGGATAAAGCGTTACTCGGCCCTGCCATTGGCTATCTGCCGCAAGAAGTTGAATTGTTTGACGGCAGCATCGCGCAAAACATCGCCCGTTTTGAAAAAAATGATAGCGAACTTATTGTGGCCGCCGCGGTTCTTGCTGGTGTACACGAGATGATTTTACGCCTGCCGCAGGGCTACGACACGCTCCTCGGCGCGGGCGGACACCAGTTATCCGGTGGGCAGCGGCAGCGTATTGGTCTGGCGCGTGCCGTCTATAACAATCCCGCTTTCATCGTACTGGATGAACCGAATGCCAATCTGGATGATGCCGGTGAACTCGCCCTGGTTAAGGCGATTAATACCCTGCGTACTCAGGGGCAAACCACGGTCATTATCTCGCATCGCCCGACGCTGCTCGGTGTGGTCAATAAAGTCTTACTGCTCAATGAGGGAGCCATACAGGAATTTGGAACCCGCGACCAGGTTTTCACCAGCCTACGACAAGCCAACATTTTAAAACCCGTGTCAACCGCACCTTCATCAAGTAATGAACAGCAACGTGAGGCCTGA
- a CDS encoding glycoside hydrolase family 10 protein has product MPSVTPPAHGKTDQTREPMRGVWLATVSRLDWPPVSSADISDPDVRIRVQQKALTDKLDKLKSLGINTVFFQVKPDGTALWSSKILPWSDVFTGNIGENPGYDPLQFMIEEAHKRGIKVHAWFNPYRVSTNTTSSTVARLNRTLSANPSSVYVLHRDWIRTAGDRFVVDPGIPEARDWITSIVAEVVKGYDIDGVQFDDYFYTESPGSALNDSQTFKQYGQAFNAKADWRRHNTQQLIEQVSRTIKQLKPGVEFGVSPAGVWRNRSFDPAGSDTRGAAAYDESFADTRQWVQQGLLDYIAPQLYWPFARDAARYDVLAKWWSEVVKPTHTRLYIGVALYKVGERSKVEPDWVINGGVPELKKQLDMNESMPHIDGTILFREDYLNQPQTREAVSYLKSRWGS; this is encoded by the coding sequence TTGCCGTCTGTGACGCCTCCTGCTCATGGGAAAACGGATCAAACGCGTGAACCGATGCGGGGTGTCTGGCTTGCGACCGTGTCGCGCCTCGACTGGCCACCGGTCTCTTCTGCTGATATCAGTGACCCTGATGTTCGCATACGCGTGCAACAAAAGGCGCTCACCGACAAACTTGATAAGCTGAAGAGCCTTGGTATTAACACCGTTTTCTTCCAGGTTAAACCGGACGGTACGGCTCTTTGGTCATCAAAAATTTTGCCGTGGTCTGATGTATTTACGGGGAATATTGGTGAGAACCCTGGCTACGACCCGCTGCAATTTATGATTGAAGAAGCGCATAAACGTGGCATTAAGGTCCACGCCTGGTTTAACCCTTACCGAGTTTCCACCAACACGACATCGTCAACCGTTGCCAGACTCAACCGCACGTTGTCTGCGAATCCGTCGAGTGTTTATGTCCTGCATCGCGACTGGATCCGTACGGCGGGCGACCGTTTCGTCGTCGACCCTGGTATTCCTGAAGCGCGTGACTGGATAACCAGCATCGTGGCTGAGGTGGTCAAAGGTTATGATATTGACGGCGTACAGTTTGATGATTATTTCTACACCGAGTCCCCCGGCTCTGCGCTAAACGACAGCCAGACCTTTAAACAATATGGGCAGGCATTTAACGCAAAAGCGGACTGGCGACGCCACAATACTCAGCAATTAATAGAACAGGTTTCTCGCACGATTAAGCAGTTGAAACCAGGCGTTGAATTCGGTGTTAGCCCTGCCGGTGTATGGCGCAATCGCTCATTCGACCCGGCGGGTTCTGATACGCGAGGAGCTGCGGCATACGATGAATCATTCGCTGATACCCGTCAGTGGGTGCAACAAGGCCTGCTGGATTATATCGCCCCGCAATTGTACTGGCCGTTCGCCCGTGACGCTGCCCGTTACGATGTATTGGCAAAATGGTGGTCAGAGGTGGTGAAACCTACCCATACGCGCCTCTATATTGGCGTTGCGCTGTATAAGGTCGGTGAGCGTTCGAAGGTCGAGCCAGACTGGGTGATCAACGGCGGCGTACCGGAGCTGAAAAAACAGCTTGATATGAACGAATCAATGCCACACATCGACGGCACTATTTTGTTCAGGGAAGACTATCTCAATCAACCGCAGACGCGTGAAGCCGTCAGCTACCTTAAAAGCCGTTGGGGCAGCTAA